One part of the Caproiciproducens sp. CPB-2 genome encodes these proteins:
- a CDS encoding efflux RND transporter periplasmic adaptor subunit, whose translation MKDKALKIKNKVFSLVQNHKKLCIIIASGTVLGVAVLTTVLLYLHQIKASQNTVNYREYTVEKGAVTVGTSESGTVALDEQTVSFPVDVTIDSVLVKVGYSVKDGESLVKLDQNSVTDGTLDSRTKLAEAKLSLEQALADQESKLKTAKLTYEKSRSNAANAYTQEYLDKAQIQNDVASAKEDLKEKQDDLTKYLALQKSYPTDYAKLKQLKKWRDDTETTKSSYEDQLEQYEKDHKAALDGLSSLESAKNSAYSAWVLAKAQDDGEDEAETEYDAAKDAYNDYADYIASTVSAKEALETKVSLYTAEYENYSSAYDDYNETFRSKYGSSSSSSDDSDTAASSDEIDSKVTSLQNEVKTAQFALEKAQKSAAGSVDEAEQTLQSSLIDGSGAEAAYELTANQLAQAVSTQQETYDSLQRELDDVNSAINGDGVLTSPCDGIVVAVGYTDGSDVKAGEAIITIAKTSSVSMSVSLSEEDVTDLSIGQDAEITLTSYDGQTFPATVESIAASPSRSGSASVTYAVTAKMTDPNTKKVFVGMSGEVEFIKKQKKDVLYVSDQAVTFEDGVSSVLVKSADGTTKKTTVTTGFSNGQYVEIVSGLQEGETVLVESAVTKS comes from the coding sequence ATGAAAGATAAAGCACTCAAAATAAAGAATAAGGTATTCAGTTTGGTTCAGAATCACAAAAAATTGTGTATCATCATCGCCTCGGGCACCGTCCTGGGCGTTGCTGTTCTGACGACGGTTCTGCTGTATCTCCACCAGATCAAGGCTTCGCAGAATACGGTCAATTACCGCGAGTATACCGTTGAAAAGGGCGCCGTAACCGTGGGCACCAGCGAAAGCGGCACGGTTGCGCTGGACGAGCAAACCGTTTCGTTCCCGGTGGATGTCACCATCGACAGCGTGCTTGTGAAGGTGGGCTATTCGGTCAAGGACGGGGAGTCGCTGGTAAAGCTGGACCAGAACAGCGTGACCGACGGGACGCTGGATTCCCGCACGAAGCTGGCGGAGGCAAAGCTTTCCCTTGAGCAGGCTCTTGCCGATCAGGAGAGCAAGCTCAAGACCGCGAAGCTCACTTATGAGAAAAGCAGGTCGAACGCCGCCAACGCGTATACACAGGAATATCTGGACAAGGCGCAGATTCAGAACGACGTCGCTTCCGCCAAGGAGGATCTCAAGGAAAAGCAGGACGACCTTACGAAATACCTCGCCTTACAGAAAAGCTACCCCACGGATTACGCCAAGCTGAAGCAGCTGAAAAAGTGGAGGGACGACACGGAAACGACAAAGAGCAGCTACGAGGATCAGCTGGAGCAGTATGAAAAGGACCACAAAGCGGCGCTGGACGGACTCAGCTCTCTGGAGTCGGCGAAGAATTCCGCGTATTCCGCGTGGGTCCTGGCCAAAGCGCAGGACGACGGGGAAGACGAGGCGGAAACGGAATACGACGCGGCAAAGGACGCCTACAACGATTATGCCGACTACATAGCCTCTACGGTTTCCGCAAAAGAGGCGCTGGAAACGAAGGTGTCCCTTTACACGGCGGAATATGAAAACTATTCCTCGGCTTATGACGATTACAATGAAACCTTCCGGAGCAAGTACGGTTCCAGCTCCAGCAGCAGCGACGACAGCGATACGGCGGCTTCATCGGATGAAATCGACTCCAAGGTGACCTCGCTCCAGAATGAAGTAAAAACGGCTCAGTTTGCGCTGGAAAAAGCGCAGAAATCCGCGGCCGGGAGTGTCGACGAAGCGGAGCAGACGCTGCAAAGCAGCCTGATCGACGGCTCCGGCGCCGAAGCAGCCTATGAGCTGACGGCCAACCAGCTCGCGCAGGCGGTTTCCACCCAGCAGGAGACGTACGACAGCCTGCAAAGGGAACTGGACGACGTCAACAGCGCGATTAACGGAGACGGTGTGCTTACCTCTCCCTGCGACGGAATCGTCGTTGCGGTCGGCTACACCGACGGAAGCGACGTGAAGGCGGGGGAAGCCATTATCACGATTGCCAAAACCTCCTCCGTCAGTATGTCCGTTTCCCTGTCGGAAGAGGATGTCACCGACCTGTCCATCGGTCAGGACGCGGAAATCACGCTGACCTCGTACGACGGCCAGACCTTCCCCGCAACGGTGGAAAGCATCGCCGCTTCTCCCTCGCGCAGCGGGTCCGCTTCCGTTACCTATGCGGTCACGGCAAAGATGACCGACCCCAATACGAAGAAAGTGTTTGTGGGCATGAGCGGGGAAGTCGAGTTTATCAAGAAGCAGAAAAAGGATGTGCTGTATGTTTCCGATCAGGCCGTTACCTTTGAGGACGGCGTTTCCAGCGTGCTGGTGAAAAGCGCGGACGGTACGACCAAAAAGACGACGGTGACAACCGGGTTTTCCAACGGGCAGTACGTTGAAATTGTAAGCGGCCTGCAGGAAGGGGAAACCGTTCTGGTCGAAAGCGCGGTGACAAAGTCATGA
- a CDS encoding response regulator transcription factor, protein MKILLIENDKKIAEKIGRLLNRNRFEYFSVSSGENGADEAMSGIYDAVILDVLLPDCSGLEVLKQIRKAGHCVPILMLSPKCGVSDKVRGLNGGADDFMERPFAEAELLARLCAVSRRKGELIADTLSFGELRLNLSTYELSDTGESVPLSNKEFELMKFFLLQGHNVSSKENLLTKFWGFENSTAENSLEVHITYLRHKLKRIHSGIRIHCIKNVGYQLITGEK, encoded by the coding sequence ATGAAAATATTGCTCATAGAGAATGATAAAAAAATCGCGGAAAAAATCGGCAGGCTGCTGAACCGGAACCGTTTTGAATATTTCTCCGTTTCCAGCGGGGAAAACGGAGCCGATGAAGCGATGAGCGGCATCTACGACGCGGTGATTCTGGACGTCTTGCTGCCGGACTGCAGCGGGCTGGAGGTGCTCAAGCAGATACGGAAAGCCGGCCACTGTGTCCCCATCCTGATGCTGTCGCCGAAATGCGGCGTCAGCGACAAGGTCCGCGGGCTGAACGGCGGCGCCGACGACTTTATGGAAAGGCCGTTTGCGGAAGCCGAGCTGCTCGCAAGGCTCTGCGCGGTTTCCCGCAGGAAGGGGGAGCTGATTGCGGACACCCTGTCCTTCGGTGAATTGAGGCTGAACCTGAGCACCTACGAGCTGTCCGACACCGGGGAAAGCGTCCCTCTTTCCAACAAGGAATTCGAGTTGATGAAATTCTTTCTTCTGCAGGGACACAATGTCAGCAGTAAGGAAAATTTACTGACGAAATTCTGGGGCTTCGAAAATTCCACGGCGGAAAACAGCCTTGAGGTACACATCACCTATCTGCGCCACAAGCTGAAACGGATTCATTCCGGCATCCGGATTCACTGCATCAAAAACGTCGGCTATCAGCTGATTACCGGCGAAAAATAA
- a CDS encoding tRNA threonylcarbamoyladenosine dehydratase gives MLNEFSRTELLLGAPAMKKLQAAAVAVFGIGGVGSYTAEALARSGIGGIALFDDDKVCLTNINRQLIATRKTVGRAKVEVMRDRILEINPSAKVEIFPMFYTAENADTVDLSRYSYVVDAIDTISAKLILIERAKAAGVPVISCMGAGNKLDPTKFEVADIYQTSVCPLARVMRNELRKRNIPSLKVVYSKEPPMTPIDDAATSCKYHCICPPGTKRKCSIRRQVPGSISFVPSVAGLILAGEVIKDIVRE, from the coding sequence ATGTTAAATGAATTTTCGAGGACGGAGCTTTTGCTGGGGGCTCCCGCGATGAAAAAGCTGCAGGCGGCTGCGGTGGCGGTGTTCGGGATCGGCGGGGTCGGTTCCTACACGGCGGAAGCGCTCGCAAGAAGCGGAATCGGCGGCATCGCGCTGTTTGACGACGACAAGGTCTGCCTGACCAATATCAACCGTCAGCTGATCGCCACGCGCAAAACGGTCGGCAGGGCAAAGGTAGAGGTGATGCGCGACCGGATACTGGAAATCAATCCTTCCGCAAAGGTGGAGATTTTCCCTATGTTTTATACGGCTGAGAACGCCGATACCGTCGACCTGTCCCGATATTCCTATGTGGTAGACGCGATCGACACCATCTCCGCCAAGCTGATCCTGATTGAAAGGGCGAAGGCTGCCGGTGTTCCCGTCATCAGCTGTATGGGGGCGGGGAATAAGCTTGACCCCACAAAATTCGAGGTCGCCGATATCTATCAGACTTCCGTCTGTCCCCTTGCGAGGGTGATGCGCAATGAACTGCGTAAACGGAACATCCCTTCCCTGAAGGTGGTGTATTCCAAGGAGCCGCCGATGACGCCGATCGACGACGCCGCCACCAGCTGTAAATATCACTGTATCTGCCCGCCGGGCACAAAGCGCAAATGCTCCATCCGCCGTCAGGTGCCGGGCAGCATTTCCTTTGTTCCTTCCGTCGCGGGACTGATTCTGGCGGGGGAAGTCATCAAGGATATCGTCCGGGAATAA